From Pseudomonas vanderleydeniana, the proteins below share one genomic window:
- a CDS encoding transcriptional regulator — translation MTTYNWELIERLLHEVQNSAGHNFAPRAYAEQHATAQAAAGEPPGNLDALKALAADYERLLLKNGFIAPRPEEEGGNGENFVLTPRGSSLLSLIDSSIPGNDHPRLVLDDQQDALDPQVFDEVASKAQIA, via the coding sequence ATGACGACTTATAACTGGGAACTGATCGAACGTCTGCTCCACGAGGTGCAGAACAGCGCCGGCCACAACTTCGCCCCGCGGGCCTATGCCGAGCAGCATGCCACGGCCCAGGCAGCGGCGGGCGAGCCACCGGGCAATCTCGATGCCCTCAAGGCCCTGGCCGCCGATTACGAGCGCCTGCTGCTCAAGAACGGCTTCATTGCGCCGCGCCCGGAAGAGGAAGGCGGCAATGGCGAGAACTTCGTGCTGACGCCGCGCGGTTCCAGCCTGCTGAGCCTGATCGACAGCAGTATTCCCGGCAATGACCACCCTCGGTTGGTGCTGGATGACCAGCAGGATGCGCTGGATCCGCAGGTGTTCGATGAGGTGGCGTCCAAGGCGCAGATCGCCTGA
- a CDS encoding DUF6279 family lipoprotein yields the protein MPCRRALLLCCLALSLAIAACTRIGLAYRNLDVIIPWTLGDYIDMHREQKGWLNERLKEHLQWHCTTQLPGYLQWLDRVQAMVENGQVDDAHLQARTAEARAAIAQVAREITPSAIELLKGLDDRQVAEMNETFAKEQRERQAEYVAPPLDEQIRDRGERMSKRLKAWIGPLSLSQQQRVIAWSTTLGEQNRLWIANRAYWQTQLSEAVAERQNADFEQRIAQLLQHQDSFWTAEYRQAYAHTERATRSLIVDLVAESSPTQRALLLKRITDLRRDFSELKCLKDG from the coding sequence ATGCCGTGCCGACGCGCCCTACTGCTCTGCTGCCTGGCCCTGAGCCTGGCGATCGCCGCCTGTACCCGGATCGGCCTGGCCTATCGCAACCTCGATGTGATCATCCCCTGGACCCTCGGCGACTACATCGACATGCATCGCGAGCAGAAAGGCTGGCTCAACGAGCGCCTCAAGGAACACCTGCAATGGCACTGCACCACGCAATTGCCCGGCTACCTGCAGTGGCTGGACCGCGTGCAGGCCATGGTCGAGAACGGCCAGGTCGATGACGCCCACTTGCAGGCGCGTACCGCCGAAGCCCGGGCCGCGATTGCCCAGGTCGCCCGGGAAATCACCCCGTCAGCCATCGAACTGCTCAAGGGCCTGGACGACCGGCAGGTGGCGGAAATGAACGAAACCTTCGCCAAGGAACAGCGCGAACGCCAGGCCGAGTATGTCGCGCCGCCGCTGGACGAGCAGATCCGTGATCGCGGCGAACGGATGAGCAAGCGCCTGAAGGCCTGGATCGGCCCGCTGAGCCTGAGCCAGCAGCAGCGGGTGATCGCCTGGTCGACGACCCTGGGTGAACAGAACCGCCTGTGGATCGCCAACCGGGCCTATTGGCAGACGCAACTGAGCGAGGCGGTCGCCGAGCGCCAGAATGCCGACTTCGAGCAGCGGATCGCGCAGTTGCTGCAACACCAGGACAGTTTTTGGACCGCCGAGTATCGACAGGCCTACGCCCATACCGAACGGGCAACCCGCAGCCTGATAGTCGATCTGGTGGCCGAAAGCAGCCCGACCCAGCGAGCGTTGCTGCTGAAGCGGATTACCGATCTGCGGCGCGATTTCAGCGAGTTGAAATGCCTGAAGGACGGTTAG
- a CDS encoding CvfB family protein — MALVGRFNSLQVVKHTHFGLYLDGAQDGEILLPNRYIPKDVPSEDEDWLNVFIYLDSDDKLIATTETPKVQVGEFASLKVKEVNSIGVFLDWGLSKDLLLPYSEEKRQLNAGDYCVVHVYLDKHTRRITATARLDRYLDKTPANYKVGQEVDLLVVETTDMGYKAIINNKHWGLIHKNEVFKFLRSGKQEKGYIKQIRADGKISLSLQPVGEEAAGSLSAKILAKLRESNGVLAVSDKSDPALISDLFGVSKGNFKKAIGALYKQGQIVIHADRIELS; from the coding sequence ATGGCTTTAGTCGGGCGCTTCAACAGCTTGCAAGTGGTCAAGCACACTCACTTCGGTTTGTACCTGGATGGTGCGCAGGATGGCGAGATTCTTCTGCCCAATCGCTATATCCCCAAGGATGTTCCCAGCGAGGACGAGGACTGGCTGAACGTCTTCATCTACCTGGACAGCGACGACAAGCTGATCGCCACCACCGAGACCCCGAAGGTCCAGGTCGGCGAGTTCGCCAGCCTCAAGGTCAAGGAGGTCAACAGCATCGGCGTGTTCCTCGACTGGGGCCTGTCCAAGGACCTGCTGCTGCCGTACTCCGAGGAAAAGCGCCAGCTCAATGCCGGCGACTACTGCGTGGTGCATGTCTATCTCGACAAGCACACCCGTCGTATCACCGCCACCGCGCGGCTGGATCGCTACCTGGACAAGACCCCGGCCAACTACAAGGTCGGCCAGGAAGTCGACCTGCTGGTGGTCGAAACCACCGACATGGGCTACAAGGCCATTATCAACAACAAGCACTGGGGCCTGATCCACAAGAACGAGGTGTTCAAGTTCCTGCGCTCCGGCAAGCAGGAAAAGGGCTACATCAAGCAGATCCGTGCCGACGGCAAGATCAGCCTGAGCCTGCAGCCGGTCGGTGAAGAGGCCGCCGGTAGCCTGAGCGCGAAGATTCTCGCCAAGCTGCGCGAAAGCAACGGCGTGCTGGCGGTCAGCGACAAGAGCGACCCTGCGCTGATCAGTGATCTGTTCGGAGTCAGCAAGGGCAACTTCAAGAAAGCCATCGGTGCACTCTACAAACAGGGCCAGATCGTCATCCATGCCGATCGCATCGAACTGAGCTGA
- a CDS encoding PA1414 family protein: MKDKLQTWLHDLGVALGLIEPPLQPVPIRTDDDRRRRSQPPRR, translated from the coding sequence ATGAAAGACAAACTGCAAACCTGGCTCCATGACCTCGGTGTCGCCCTCGGCCTGATCGAGCCCCCGCTGCAACCGGTGCCGATCCGCACTGACGACGACCGCCGTCGTCGGTCCCAGCCGCCACGCCGCTAG
- a CDS encoding acyl carrier protein gives MNRSEIHQQICHSIEQQLSMKWLQDPSHAEEHSYSLDIAALFHELEAQFHVQLDIKRDLRGINTIEDLSRFIYAKTRAA, from the coding sequence ATGAACAGGTCCGAGATCCATCAACAGATCTGCCACTCCATTGAACAGCAATTGTCGATGAAATGGCTGCAAGATCCCTCCCACGCTGAAGAACACAGCTATTCCCTCGATATCGCCGCCCTGTTCCATGAACTGGAAGCCCAATTCCACGTGCAACTGGATATCAAGCGAGACCTGCGCGGTATCAACACGATCGAAGACTTGAGTCGTTTTATCTACGCGAAAACCCGAGCTGCCTGA
- a CDS encoding sodium:solute symporter — protein MALDLLVVLIYAAGMLLLGYYGMRRAKTNEDYLVAGRNLGPTLYMGTMAATVLGGASTVGTVRLGYVHGISGFWLCAALGFGIIALNLFLAKPLLKLKIYTVTQVLEKRYTPLARQASAVIMLAYALMIGVTSTLAIGTVLQVLFGLPFWVSVLLGGGVVVVYSTIGGMWSLTLTDIVQFIIKTVGLMFILLPICLYRVGGWDELVSKLPAASFSFTTIGWDTIITYFMIYFFGILIGQDIWQRVFTAKDEKVAKYAGSVAGVYCIAYGLACALIGMAAHVLIPNLDNVNNAFAAIVKLSLPDGIRGLVIAAALAAMMSTASAGLLAASTVLTEDLLPKLRGGKPSSLGLNRLFTCLTGLVVLAIALVVNDVISALTLAYNLLVGGMLIPLIGAIYWKRATTAGAIGSMALGFVTALVFMFKDGLDANTPIYYSLAVGLVSFIVISLMSRRPATVASAI, from the coding sequence ATGGCCCTTGATTTATTGGTTGTACTCATTTATGCCGCTGGCATGCTCCTGCTCGGTTACTACGGAATGCGCAGGGCCAAGACCAACGAAGACTACCTGGTAGCCGGCCGCAACCTCGGCCCGACCCTGTACATGGGCACCATGGCCGCCACCGTGCTGGGTGGTGCGTCCACCGTCGGTACCGTGCGCCTGGGCTATGTCCACGGCATTTCCGGTTTCTGGCTGTGTGCGGCGCTGGGCTTCGGCATCATCGCGCTGAACCTGTTCCTCGCCAAACCGCTGCTCAAGCTGAAGATCTACACCGTCACCCAGGTGCTGGAAAAGCGCTACACCCCCCTGGCCCGCCAGGCCAGTGCGGTGATCATGCTCGCCTATGCGCTGATGATCGGCGTGACCTCGACCCTGGCCATCGGCACCGTGCTGCAAGTGCTGTTCGGCCTGCCGTTCTGGGTCTCGGTACTGCTCGGTGGTGGCGTGGTGGTGGTCTACTCGACCATTGGCGGCATGTGGTCGCTGACCCTGACCGACATCGTCCAGTTCATCATCAAGACCGTCGGCCTGATGTTCATCCTGCTGCCAATCTGCCTATACCGCGTCGGCGGCTGGGATGAGCTGGTGAGCAAGCTGCCCGCCGCCAGCTTCAGCTTCACCACCATCGGCTGGGACACCATCATCACCTACTTCATGATCTACTTCTTCGGCATCCTGATCGGCCAGGACATCTGGCAACGGGTGTTCACCGCCAAGGACGAGAAGGTCGCGAAGTACGCCGGCAGCGTCGCCGGGGTCTATTGCATCGCCTACGGCCTGGCCTGTGCGCTGATCGGCATGGCCGCCCACGTACTGATCCCGAACCTGGACAACGTGAACAACGCCTTCGCCGCCATCGTCAAGCTGTCGCTGCCGGATGGCATCCGTGGCCTGGTGATTGCCGCCGCCCTGGCGGCGATGATGTCCACCGCCAGCGCCGGCCTGCTGGCCGCCTCCACCGTGCTGACCGAAGACCTGCTGCCCAAGCTGCGCGGCGGCAAGCCATCGAGCCTGGGCCTGAACCGTCTGTTCACCTGCCTGACCGGCCTGGTGGTACTGGCGATCGCCCTGGTGGTGAACGATGTGATCAGCGCCCTGACCCTGGCCTACAACCTCTTGGTCGGCGGCATGCTGATCCCACTGATCGGTGCCATCTACTGGAAACGCGCCACCACGGCCGGCGCCATCGGCAGCATGGCCCTGGGCTTCGTCACCGCGCTGGTGTTCATGTTCAAGGACGGCCTGGATGCCAACACGCCGATCTACTACAGCCTGGCCGTCGGCCTGGTCAGCTTTATCGTCATCAGCCTGATGTCGCGTCGCCCGGCGACCGTGGCCAGCGCTATCTGA
- a CDS encoding purine-cytosine permease family protein, producing MNNNNNDKSLSSIETNGVEQIPDNERDARPGDLFRLIFGGANTFATAVLGSFPVLFGLSFQAGVWAIVLGVVVGALILAPMGLFGPINGTNNAVSSGAHFGVHGRIVGSFLSLLTAIAFFSLSVWSSGDALIGGAKRLIDLPETDLTLGLAYGLFAILVLTVCIYGFRFMLWVNRIAVWAASLLFLLGIFAFAPAFDSHFAGTVALGQAGFWAAFIGSALVAMSNPISFGAFLGDWSRYIPRETPKGQILLAVVAAQLATLIPFLFGLATATIVAVKAPDYIAANNYVGGLLAVSPSWFFLPVCLIAVIGGMSTGTTSLYGTGLDMSSVFPKVLSRVKATLLIGIMSIAFIFIGRFAANLVQSVSTFAVLIITCTTPWMVIMLIGLLVRRGYYCPDDLQVFTRGETGGRYWFNHGWNWRGLGAWIPSALVGLCFVNLPGQFVGPLGNLADGIDISLPITLGLSALMYLLLLSLFPESPAVYGPNDPRSQGASPAAQQTA from the coding sequence ATGAATAACAACAACAACGACAAAAGCCTTAGCAGCATTGAAACCAACGGGGTCGAACAGATCCCCGACAACGAACGCGACGCCCGGCCCGGTGACCTGTTTCGCCTGATCTTCGGCGGCGCCAATACCTTTGCCACCGCCGTGCTCGGCAGTTTTCCGGTGCTGTTCGGCCTGTCCTTCCAGGCGGGCGTCTGGGCCATCGTCCTGGGCGTGGTGGTCGGCGCACTGATCCTCGCCCCCATGGGCCTGTTCGGACCGATCAACGGCACCAACAACGCGGTGTCCTCCGGCGCACACTTCGGTGTCCACGGGCGGATCGTCGGCTCGTTCCTGTCGTTGTTGACCGCCATCGCGTTCTTCTCGCTGTCGGTCTGGAGTTCGGGCGACGCCCTGATCGGTGGCGCCAAGCGACTGATCGACCTGCCGGAAACCGACCTGACCCTGGGCCTGGCCTACGGCCTGTTCGCGATCCTGGTGCTGACGGTATGCATCTACGGCTTCCGCTTCATGCTGTGGGTCAACCGCATCGCCGTGTGGGCGGCCAGCCTGCTGTTCCTACTGGGCATCTTCGCCTTCGCTCCAGCCTTCGACAGCCATTTCGCCGGCACCGTGGCCCTCGGCCAGGCCGGGTTCTGGGCCGCCTTCATCGGCTCGGCACTGGTGGCGATGAGCAACCCGATTTCCTTCGGTGCGTTCCTCGGCGACTGGTCACGCTACATCCCGCGCGAAACGCCAAAGGGGCAGATCCTGCTGGCGGTGGTCGCCGCGCAGCTCGCCACCCTGATCCCGTTCCTGTTCGGCCTCGCCACCGCCACCATCGTCGCGGTCAAGGCTCCGGACTACATCGCGGCGAACAACTATGTCGGTGGCCTGCTGGCCGTATCGCCGAGCTGGTTCTTCCTGCCGGTGTGCCTGATCGCGGTGATCGGCGGCATGTCCACCGGTACCACCTCGCTGTATGGCACTGGCCTGGACATGTCCAGCGTGTTCCCCAAGGTGCTGTCGCGGGTCAAGGCGACCCTGCTGATCGGGATCATGTCGATCGCCTTCATCTTCATCGGACGCTTCGCGGCGAACCTGGTACAGAGCGTGTCGACCTTCGCCGTGCTGATCATCACCTGCACCACCCCGTGGATGGTGATCATGCTGATCGGCCTGCTGGTCCGTCGCGGCTACTACTGCCCGGATGACCTGCAAGTCTTCACCCGAGGCGAGACCGGTGGTCGCTACTGGTTCAACCACGGCTGGAACTGGCGCGGCCTCGGCGCCTGGATCCCCAGCGCGCTGGTCGGCCTGTGCTTCGTCAACCTGCCGGGGCAGTTCGTGGGCCCACTGGGCAACCTGGCCGATGGCATCGACATCAGCCTGCCGATCACCCTGGGGCTGTCGGCACTGATGTACCTGCTACTGCTGAGCCTGTTCCCGGAATCGCCAGCGGTCTACGGGCCGAACGATCCGCGCAGCCAGGGGGCGAGCCCGGCGGCACAGCAAACGGCCTGA
- a CDS encoding YybH family protein, with the protein MNDHDQVLKAAAELVAAFAANDREAYFGAFSADASFVFHTLEQPLLSRDAYRALWDEWRAKDGFEVLSCTSSNAFVSLQGDVAIFIHDVATELRLQGEHLFSQERETIVFRKQQEQGHWLACHEHLSATPQGLPSP; encoded by the coding sequence ATGAACGACCATGACCAGGTTCTGAAGGCCGCTGCCGAACTGGTAGCCGCCTTTGCCGCCAACGATCGCGAAGCCTACTTTGGCGCTTTCAGCGCCGACGCCAGCTTCGTCTTCCATACGCTCGAACAACCGCTGCTGTCGCGCGATGCCTACCGGGCATTGTGGGATGAGTGGCGTGCCAAGGATGGCTTCGAAGTGCTCTCGTGCACCTCAAGCAACGCCTTCGTCAGCCTGCAGGGCGACGTGGCGATTTTCATCCATGACGTGGCCACCGAGCTGCGTCTGCAAGGGGAGCATCTCTTCAGCCAGGAACGCGAAACCATCGTGTTTCGCAAACAACAAGAACAGGGCCACTGGCTGGCCTGCCATGAACATTTGTCAGCGACACCCCAAGGACTGCCCTCCCCTTAG
- the speB gene encoding agmatinase, translated as MDKILHQPLGGNEMPRFGGIATMMRLPHLQSPAGLDAAFVGVPLDIGTSLRSGTRFGPREIRAESVMIRPYNMATGAAPFDSLSVADIGDVAINTFNLLEAVRIIEEAYDAILEHNVIPLTLGGDHTITLPILRAIHKKHGKVGLVHIDAHADVNDHMFGEKIAHGTTFRRAVEEGLLDCDRVVQIGLRAQGYTAEDFNWSRKQGFRVVQAEECWHKSLEPLMAEVREKVGNGPVYLSFDIDGIDPAWAPGTGTPEIGGLTTIQALEIVRGCQGLDLVGCDLVEVSPPYDTTGNTSLLGANLLYEMLCALPGVAHR; from the coding sequence GTGGACAAGATTCTTCACCAACCACTGGGCGGTAACGAAATGCCGCGTTTCGGCGGCATCGCCACCATGATGCGCCTCCCCCACCTGCAGTCACCCGCCGGCCTCGACGCCGCGTTCGTCGGCGTGCCGCTGGACATCGGCACCTCGCTGCGCTCCGGGACCCGCTTCGGCCCACGGGAAATCCGTGCCGAGTCGGTGATGATCCGCCCCTACAACATGGCCACCGGCGCCGCCCCGTTCGACTCGCTGTCGGTCGCCGATATCGGTGACGTGGCGATCAACACCTTCAACCTGCTCGAAGCCGTGCGCATCATCGAGGAGGCCTACGATGCCATTCTCGAACACAACGTCATTCCGCTGACCCTGGGCGGCGACCACACCATCACCCTGCCGATCCTGCGCGCAATCCACAAGAAGCACGGCAAGGTCGGCCTGGTGCACATCGACGCCCACGCCGATGTCAACGATCACATGTTCGGCGAGAAAATCGCCCACGGCACCACCTTCCGCCGCGCCGTCGAGGAAGGCCTGCTGGACTGCGACCGCGTGGTACAGATCGGCCTGCGTGCCCAGGGCTACACCGCCGAAGACTTCAACTGGAGCCGCAAGCAGGGTTTCCGCGTGGTCCAGGCCGAGGAGTGCTGGCATAAGTCCCTCGAGCCACTGATGGCCGAAGTCCGCGAGAAGGTCGGCAACGGCCCGGTCTACCTGAGCTTCGACATCGACGGTATCGACCCGGCCTGGGCCCCCGGCACCGGCACTCCGGAAATCGGCGGCCTGACCACCATCCAGGCCCTGGAAATCGTCCGTGGCTGCCAGGGCCTCGACCTGGTCGGTTGCGACCTGGTGGAAGTCTCGCCACCCTACGACACCACCGGCAACACCTCGCTGCTGGGCGCCAACCTGCTGTACGAAATGCTCTGTGCACTTCCAGGCGTGGCCCACCGCTGA
- a CDS encoding LysR family transcriptional regulator, whose translation MANALPDLKLLRIFVSVVRHQGFANAQQELNLSTSAISTYMSQLESSLGLVLCHRGRGGFSLTSKGELFHQETLRLLGELEGFEQYAAALKGELRGTLNLGVIDSTVSEPALPLAEAIGAYSQEHPGVHLHLSVLSPYELQLGVQDNRLDLAIGAFSTRMSGLVYQPLYREQHWLYCSNRHPLYHERRIPEQVITQQRMVGRGYWSQAELARHGFKHSAATVESMEAQLILVLSGAYIGYLPEHYAQPWADKGDLRVLLPATFGYQAPFSMILRRGRSREPLIQTFRDLLKAQLNQP comes from the coding sequence ATGGCCAACGCTTTACCCGACCTGAAACTATTGCGCATCTTCGTCAGCGTGGTGCGCCACCAGGGCTTCGCCAACGCCCAGCAGGAACTCAACCTCTCGACGTCGGCCATCAGTACCTACATGAGTCAGTTGGAGTCGAGCCTGGGGCTGGTTCTGTGTCATCGTGGCCGTGGCGGTTTCAGCCTGACCAGCAAGGGTGAGCTGTTCCACCAGGAAACCCTGCGCCTGCTCGGTGAACTCGAAGGCTTCGAACAGTACGCCGCCGCCCTCAAGGGCGAGTTGCGTGGCACGCTGAACCTCGGGGTGATCGACTCGACCGTCAGCGAGCCGGCCTTGCCCCTGGCCGAAGCCATCGGGGCCTACAGCCAGGAACATCCCGGCGTGCACCTGCACCTGTCGGTGCTGAGCCCCTACGAGTTGCAGCTCGGTGTGCAGGACAATCGCCTGGACTTGGCCATCGGGGCTTTTTCCACACGCATGAGCGGGCTGGTCTACCAACCGTTGTATCGCGAGCAGCACTGGCTGTATTGCAGCAACCGCCACCCGCTGTACCACGAGCGGCGCATTCCCGAGCAGGTCATCACCCAGCAGCGCATGGTCGGGCGTGGCTACTGGAGCCAGGCGGAGCTGGCCCGGCATGGCTTCAAGCACAGCGCGGCGACCGTGGAGAGCATGGAGGCGCAACTGATCCTGGTGCTGTCCGGTGCCTACATCGGCTACCTGCCGGAGCACTATGCCCAGCCGTGGGCAGACAAGGGCGACCTGCGTGTGCTGCTGCCGGCGACCTTCGGCTACCAGGCACCCTTTTCGATGATCCTGCGCCGTGGCCGTAGCCGCGAGCCGTTGATCCAGACTTTCCGCGACCTGCTCAAGGCGCAGCTCAACCAGCCCTGA
- a CDS encoding tRNA-uridine aminocarboxypropyltransferase, producing the protein MSRACCERCQRPQSHCLCALIPQLDSRTRVLVLQHSSEVGHALNTARLATLGLTNAELRVGEVFDDLPALLEQPGYRARLLFPADDAQLLQPYTAETDERPLLLVVPDGTWRKARKLLYLNPLLAGLPRVSLEPGAVSRYRLRKAPGPGALSTVEAIARALETLEQPVSFDALLKPFEALIEGQIQAMGRETYQRNHGD; encoded by the coding sequence ATGTCCAGAGCCTGTTGTGAACGCTGCCAGCGTCCCCAGAGCCACTGCCTTTGCGCGCTGATCCCACAGCTCGACAGCCGTACCCGCGTGCTGGTGTTGCAGCACTCGAGCGAAGTCGGCCACGCCTTGAATACCGCACGCTTGGCGACCCTCGGCCTGACCAATGCCGAGCTGCGCGTGGGTGAGGTATTCGATGACCTGCCGGCGTTGCTCGAGCAGCCCGGCTACCGGGCCCGGCTGCTGTTCCCAGCGGACGATGCGCAGTTGCTTCAGCCTTATACGGCCGAGACAGACGAGCGGCCACTGTTGCTGGTGGTCCCCGACGGCACCTGGCGCAAGGCGCGCAAGCTGTTGTACCTCAACCCATTGCTGGCCGGTTTGCCGCGGGTCAGCCTGGAACCGGGTGCGGTATCGCGCTATCGCCTGCGCAAGGCACCTGGGCCGGGGGCCCTGTCGACGGTGGAAGCGATTGCCCGGGCGCTGGAAACCCTGGAGCAGCCGGTGTCGTTCGACGCGCTGCTCAAGCCCTTCGAAGCGTTGATCGAGGGACAGATCCAGGCCATGGGGCGCGAGACCTACCAGCGTAACCATGGCGATTGA
- a CDS encoding YbaN family protein, with the protein MRPTGNRSPLLRYALLAIGWLSVALGVLGIFLPVLPTTPFLLLAAACFARSSPRFYHWLVQHPRLGPWIRDYLDGNGIPLKGKVYAIGLMWLSIGLSCYLVPLFWARLFMLTSAVLVSLYILRQKTLEPRR; encoded by the coding sequence ATGCGCCCCACGGGCAATCGCTCGCCGCTCCTGCGCTACGCGCTGCTGGCCATTGGCTGGCTGAGCGTGGCGCTGGGCGTACTCGGCATATTCCTGCCGGTCCTGCCGACCACTCCTTTCCTGCTGCTGGCTGCCGCCTGCTTCGCCCGCAGCTCGCCACGGTTCTACCACTGGCTGGTCCAGCACCCGCGCCTGGGGCCGTGGATCCGCGACTACCTGGACGGAAACGGCATCCCGCTCAAAGGCAAGGTCTACGCCATTGGCCTGATGTGGCTGAGCATCGGCCTTTCCTGCTACCTGGTGCCACTGTTCTGGGCACGCCTGTTCATGCTGACCAGCGCGGTGCTGGTCAGTCTCTATATCCTGCGGCAGAAAACCCTGGAACCACGGCGATAA
- a CDS encoding YecA family protein, giving the protein MSFAEQLTRLQAFLDADELHEEALDYVAAHGYLTALSICSDVVPDREWIDALFAEEPHYKDAAQREEIEATLIQLKAHISRQLASDEEFELPCDLDLGDDPDDSELRGWCIGFMEGVFLREEAWFETAEEEVSEMLLPIMVGSGLFDEQPEFADIAADANLMDDMIVQIPEALTALYLLCNAPDEKPAILKPRHH; this is encoded by the coding sequence ATGTCCTTCGCTGAGCAACTCACCCGCCTGCAAGCCTTCCTCGACGCCGACGAGCTGCACGAAGAAGCGCTGGACTACGTGGCCGCCCACGGCTACCTGACTGCGCTGTCGATCTGCTCCGACGTGGTGCCCGATCGTGAATGGATCGACGCGCTGTTCGCCGAAGAGCCGCACTACAAGGATGCCGCCCAGCGCGAGGAAATCGAAGCCACGCTGATCCAGCTCAAGGCGCACATCTCCCGTCAGCTGGCCTCCGACGAGGAGTTCGAACTGCCGTGCGACCTCGACCTGGGCGACGACCCGGACGATTCCGAACTGCGCGGCTGGTGCATCGGTTTCATGGAGGGGGTGTTCCTGCGCGAGGAAGCCTGGTTCGAAACCGCCGAGGAAGAAGTCAGCGAAATGCTCCTGCCGATCATGGTCGGTTCGGGCCTGTTCGACGAGCAGCCGGAATTCGCCGACATCGCCGCCGATGCGAACCTGATGGACGACATGATCGTACAGATCCCGGAAGCGCTGACTGCCCTCTACCTGCTGTGCAATGCGCCCGACGAGAAGCCGGCGATCCTCAAGCCCCGCCATCACTGA